One region of Peromyscus eremicus chromosome 4, PerEre_H2_v1, whole genome shotgun sequence genomic DNA includes:
- the Scp2d1 gene encoding SCP2 sterol-binding domain-containing protein 1: protein MWKRTDPQAKIKAGDRPQTCHSLALGSATETALPHPLELSDFQGFSMFEDISHHIKEVGAQLVKKVNAIFQLDITKDGKTVLQWTIDLKNGSGDTYLGSARLPADTVFIIPDSVFMELAVGKMNPQKAFLAGKFKVRGKVFLSQKLERIFRDWGKF, encoded by the coding sequence ATGTGGAAGAGAACGGATCCTCAAGCCAAGATCAAAGCTGGGGATAGGCCTCAGACTTGCCATTCTCTGGCTCTAGGATCGGCCACAGAGACGGCACTGCCACACCCTCTAGAACTGTCAGACTTCCAGGGCTTCTCCATGTTTGAGGACATTAGCCATCACATCAAAGAAGTAGGAGCCCAACTGGTAAAGAAAGTGAATGCCATCTTTCAGCTGGACATCACCAAAGACGGGAAGACTGTTCTGCAGTGGACCATTGACCTCAAGAATGGTTCTGGGGACACATACCTGGGATCTGCCCGGCTTCCAGCAGACACTGTCTTCATCATCCCTGACTCTGTCTTCATGGAGTTAGCTGTGGGCAAGATGAACCCACAGAAGGCTTTCCTGGCTGGCAAGTTCAAAGTGAGAGGCAAAGTTTTCCTTAGCCAGAAGCTAGAGAGGATCTTCAGAGACTGGGGCAAATTTTAA